One region of Miscanthus floridulus cultivar M001 chromosome 19, ASM1932011v1, whole genome shotgun sequence genomic DNA includes:
- the LOC136528544 gene encoding uncharacterized protein, with protein sequence MEKLAATMAFCEALLDGTSAPSSGAAGYGSSATGGGNVVALLDAATKKWPVEKLVATMAFCEAPLDGTSAPSSVAARGASASATGGGNVVALLDAAAKKWPVERLVTTLAFCEAPFDGTFDGTTSAPSSGAAGAAAPRQPTSPRPAAAAKTRRR encoded by the coding sequence ATGGAGAAGCTCGCTGCCACAATGGCCTTCTGCGAGGCGCTGCTCGACGGCACCTCGGCACCGTCGTCGGGTGCCGCCGGGTACGGCTCCTCCGCAACGGGCGGCGGCAATGTGGTGGCGCTGCTGGACGCAGCCACGAAGAAGTGGCCGGTGGAGAAGCTCGTGGCCACGATGGCCTTCTGCGAGGCGCCACTCGACGGCACCTCGGCTCCGTCGTCGGTGGCCGCCAGAGGGGCCAGCGCCTCCGCAACTGGCGGCGGCAACGTGGTGGCGTTGCTGGACGCGGCCGCGAAGAAGTGGCCGGTGGAGAGGCTCGTGACCACACTGGCTTTCTGCGAGGCGCCGTTCGATGGCACCTTCGACGGTACCACCTCGGCTCCGTCGTCGGGTGCCGCCGGGGCAGCAGCGCCTCGGCAGCCAACGTCCccgaggccggcggcggcggcgaagacgCGGCGGCGTTGA